The Paenibacillus amylolyticus genome contains the following window.
CACACTGATCTGATGGCATTGCCACAATCGACCAATTTCATACTGGGTAGGTTGAAAGATATATCGATAAATATCACGAATCGTCACCCCAGCCTCCAACTGCGCTTCAATGATCTCAAAGGCTTCTTTCCTATTATTATCAAGCAAACACTGCAAGTACGATTGTGCGGCATCTCCATATGGCATCGATTCGTTGATGTAACCCGCCTGTGACTCCATCTGTGTTGTTCTGTATATTCCCATCTCCAGATATTCAAGCAGAAACGACTTTGAGGGATGGTCAAATTCTTCTTCCAAAGTTTCTTTGATCAGATTGAGATTCATCGCCAGATCTTCTGGTGATACCTTATAACCTTCAAGTAGAACCTTCAGCCAGGCAATATAATGCGTAAATAGACCTGGACTCTGTACAAGCACACTTTCTGCCAAATAGTTTAAGCTATATTGAGAATCCTGTTTGGTTCGCATTTTCCCGTTCTCACCAAATCGCTCAAGTAAATCAGGCTGTCTGAGATACTGTTTCTCTGTTATTCGATCAGCCAGGTTCCCCGATACCTGGAGTAACTGTTCTCCTGCTTCCTGATGACTCATAGATGCACCTCTCCTCTACCCGAATCACATCTCCATCATCATTCGTGGCTAATCCAGAATGGGATTGATGTGAACTAACCTGCAATCAGGATAGGTTCTTCTATTCATTGATCCAATCCATCCATTCCGCTCCTAATCGTTCTATTCTATTATACATGAACTTTGGATGATCATGTTTTACACACGATGAATGTATAGAACAATCTTCCTATATTATGGAGGGCCTTGCAAGCCAGTCAGCCAGTATAAGCCCGTACTTTTCGAGTTCCACAAAAAAACTGACCTGCGTTATGAACGCAAGTCAGTTTTCCCTTCTGCCGCCAATCCCAGCTTCTTCAACATCCGAATCGCATCCACTTTCTCGGAAGGATCAAGCCCTTCCAGAGCATCAATGATGACCTGATGGTGTTGAGGAAATATTTGTGTGAATAATTCTCTTCCTTCATCGGTTAATTCAGCGTATATGACACGCCGATCTTCCTTGGATGGTCGACGAAACAGCAGATTTTTATTTTGCAGCTTATCTACAACATACGTGATATTACCACTGGACATTAGCACCTTTTCACCAATCTTTTGCAATGCCTGCGGTCCCTTATGATATAACAAATCAAGCACACCAAATTCTGTCGAATTCAGTCCGTGACTCTGAATGTCCCGATTGGAACGCGAGGTCACAGAATTATAAGCCCGAACAAGAACCACGAATAATTGTAAAGACAGTTCCCGGTTGTCCTCCGTGTTCAGCATTTCAATAATCCTCCATCAGTTGTTTACATTTCGGCTCGTATGGGAGACCAGCTTCTGCTCCCACTCCTCACGGAGCATCCCCATACGAATTGAATCATAATACTCCCCTCGAACGATACGACACTTCCGCATTCGTCCCTCCACCTGTAATCCGGCTTTTACAGCCGCACGCATCATTGGTTCATTGCCAGACCAGGTGGTCAGTCCCACCCGAACCAATGGCAGATGCTCAAACAAATAAGTGGACCACATCTCAAGTGAACGTGTGCCAACCCCGCTTCCCCTCTGGGCAGATCTGTATATTACAATCCCCATTTCCAGCCACATGGATAACTCATCTTCTATATAATAGCTGATCGTGCCCACAATCTGTCTGTCGGATTCAATGATACGGATCGATACCGGTTTGGAATTACTTGGATCAACGTGTATACGTTTGAGCATACCTTGTTCGAAACTTTCATAACTTTCATGTTGAAGTGGGTAATAGGGTGCATCCCATTGCTTCCATTCGGGTACGTCATCACTGTAGATCAATTCATAGAGTTCTTTCAGATCCTTTTTCTCCACACATCGGAGAACAAGTTCCCCATCCACGATTGGTAATTCGTTCATACGATGCAACGCACCCCTCTTCCATATTAAGAACGATGAAGCTCTTCGATACTGCCGTCTGCATTGGCCAGAATGACCGTGCTAGCCATATCCACAAATAGTCCGTTATCCACTACACCTGGCAACATGTTCAATTGAACATTCAGGTCAGCAGCATGATCAATCGCTTCCAAGTGACAATCTGCGATCAGGTTTCCGTTGTCTGTCAGATAACGTTGCTGTCCATCCATTCGCCACTGTGGTTGACACCCCAATGTTTCAAGCGCTTGGAAGGTCCACTCGGAAGCAAATGGAACAACCTCAACCGGAAGCGGGAATTTTCCCAACTTTTGCACGGCCTTGCTGCCATCCGCTACAATAATTAATTTGTCACTATTGGCCGCCACGATTTTTCACGCAAAAGAGCCCCGCCTCCCCCTTTAATCAGGTTAAAATCGGGATCTACTTCATCAGCGCCATCAATGGTCAGATCCAGACGTCCAATCTGGTCGAATGGGACGATGGGAATTCCCCATTCACGGGCAAGCTTGTCCGAAGCCTCTGATGTGGCAACCGCTTGAATGTTCAATCCATCACGTACCCGTTCACCGATTCGGCAGATGGCATAATAAGCGGTTGAACCAGTACCCAATCCAACCTTCATTCCATCTTCAACATATTCTGCCGCACGCTCTGCTGCTATCTGTTTAAGATTCATCTATAAACCCCCGCTGCTCATAATTTGAGAAATGCATATGTAGTTATTATAGATAAAACCGCTTCCGATGTATATCCGTGCCTTCTGTTGCATCTTTGCCATCTAATTTTTGTTTAGTTGAAGGATGTATTTTTACCCACCATGTTATAGAATACAGAATGAAGCAAAAAAATGGGAAATTTTAAAATAAACAGTTCTAAATACCTATAAACCATCTGATATGTCCATAAATACGTAAAATATTAAAAAAAATTTAACGATACTATTCAATTTAACGACATTTTATACGACATATTAATTATAGATGTGTTTTAATAATTAGACACCTATGGTTCATACGGTACATAAGTCTCTACGAAAGCGACTGATAAACCAAGACCATGGTCGCATAATTTTCCTTTGGAGGGGATCACGGAATGATCTAGTTCACTGTACCAAAACAACCCTAAAGTTTCTTAATTTAAAGAAGATCAGGAGTGGAATTTAGTGAAATCATTAAGTTGGAAAAGCATGTCGTTTTTCTCCAAAAATTTGTTACTCTCATTTACCAATATCATTATCATCGGGGTAGCACTTATTGCAAGCAGTTACTATTTTCAAAAAACGGTTCTTGTTGATCAGCTGCATGGACAGGTGGAACAAATCACCAAAAAATGGGCTGAAGATATCAATGCTGCCGATGTTCAAGCTGCAATTGCGGAAGGCAGCTATGATGGAGCAGCGCAAACGAAATTGCGAGCATATTTCGATGAAATGCAAGAATATTACCCTAACATTGCACAAGCCTACATCTTCGGTGTTGAGCTCGGTGGCGATAACAAGAGATTAACTTCCCTTGTAGCGATGCCAACCAACTTAAGAGAGGCTTTTCAAAGTGAGAACGTAAATATCGGTGACATGTATGAGCAGCCAGTCGTTGTAGCCAATGCACTGAAAGAAATGCTGAATACGGATCGCCCAACATTCACAACGTTCTACTCCGATGATTTCGGAACATGGACAACCATTGCTTATCCAATCAAAGACAGCAACGGTAAGATTTTCTCTTATTTTGCCGTAGATGCAGATGCATCAGCCGTACCCGCAGGACTTAACTCCTTGCTCAAAAACGGAATTATCATCCTTGTGGCCTTCTTGCTGTTATTCCTGATTATCCAATACCTTGTGGTTAAAAACACACTTTCCCCATCCGTCACTTGATCAAAGGAATTGATGACGTCAGTCGGGGTAATTTGAATGTCAACATACCGACAGGAAAAGACGATCTGGGACTCGTAAATGAGAAGTTCAACACGATGGTTCGTAAAATCAACGATACGATCGTAAAAGTGCAAATTACATCACAGGAAGTCAATCAATCTGCCAAAGAACTTTACGAGGTTTCCGAACGAAATAGCGAGAATGCAGATTCGATCAATAACAACGTGACACAAATTACGTCCAATATTCGTTCACAGGAACAGGCAACCCGGGATAGTGCACGTGCCATGGCCGAGATGGCTACCGTAATCCAGACGATTGCCAGCAGCTTCTGCAAGTGTAGCGGATGAAGCCTATGAAATGGAACGTCGTTCACAACAAGGTAACAGTGTTGTCCGTCAGGTATCTGAACAGATGAATCTGATCACAGAATCGGTGAAGAATACCGCTTCTGCCATTGAGGTTCTGGAGAGTCGTTCTCAGGAAATCGGAGATATCCTCAATATCATCTCGGGAATTTCCAGCCAGACGAACTTGCTTGCCCTCAATGCATCCATTGAAGCAGCACGTGTCGGTGAAGAAGGAAGAGGATTTGCAGTTGTTGCAGGTGAAGTACGCAAACTTGCCGAACAATCGGAACAAGCGACCAGCCAGGTTGGCGTATTGATTCAAGAGATCCAAGCAGGAATTAAACAAGCTGTACGTGCTATGGAACAAGGTACGTCAGAAGTAGATACAGGGCTCAGCGTAGCCGATCAAACAGGACAATTATTCGAGGATATTCTGGAAGCAGCGAAAAAGTATCTAATCAGATTCAGGAAGTATCAAGCGCGACGGAAGAAATCTCTGCGGGTACGGAGGAGATGACTGCTACAGCAGATGACTTGTCTTCAAGCGTGAGTAAGACAGCAAACAGCAGTGAACAGATTTCCTCATCGGTTGATGAGCAAAAAGCATCGTTGATTACACTGGTAGACTCCTCCACACGTCTTAACAGCATGTCTGAGGAACTGCAAGAACTGATCTCTCATTTCAATGTAAGCAAACAATAATTCAAATCCACAAACATTCGGTTTGAACCAAGGAGGAATAACTGAAGTGATTGAAAACCAATCATCATCTTCCCATTCCGTGGAATCGAGTTTGCCGGTTATGCAGATTCCACTGGATTTTGGGCGACGTCAACAATCATTCTCTTATCAGTCTGCTCAAATTACACTACAGGCTTCTCTGAGTCGTGATCTTAAACAGAAATTTGGAGAACAGATGGTGTACCCGGTACTCCTCTCAACTTATGCAGCCTTGTTATTCCGTTTGTCAGCTGAACAGGAACTTGCCATAGGTATACTCGCACCCGATCAGGCAGCTTCTTATCTTTCATTACAGATTCAGGGACAATTGACCTTCAGCCAACTATGCGATCAGGTTTCAGAGCAGCTCAAGATTGACTACATGCTGCAAACCGGTGGATACCCTGAAACCTTGTTTATGCTGAATAGCGTACAGTTGCCTCAAGCTCCTCAAATATTAAACTGGAACGTTCGAGATGATCAGAACATGCTCATCCTCGATCTGTTCTATGACAGTTCACTGTTGAAAGAGTCTACCGTGCTGAGATATGCAGAATATTATCAGACTCTTCTACTCGCCATGTTGCGTGACGGTGATAAAGCAATCGGTACGGTAGATATTCTATCCGCCTCTGATCGATTGCTCTACCGTGAAATGAATGATACTTCCGTTCTCGAACCAGAGCATCAAACGGTTCATGGCTGGTTCGAAGCAACGGCAGCAGCATATCCGAATTCACCGGCGATAACATCGCCATCCAAAAGTTATACGTACAGAGAATTGAATGAACGAGCGAATCAGGTGGCACGTGTTCTGTTGTCCAATGGATTGCAGAAAGGTGAATTCGTCAGTATCTTTATGGATCGAAGTCTGGAGACCATCATCTCCCTGCTCGGTATTCTGAAGGCAGGTGGTGCGTATGTTCCAATCGATCCTGAGCATCCAGAAGAACGTAACAGTTATATTGTGGAAGATACGGCGTCCTCTTTCGTGCTGACAACGGAAGCCTCTTTGCCCAAGCTTCCAGCTTGTTCTCCGGTATATCTACGGTCCGTCAGATTCTCGCTGTGGATGGTCGTCTAGCCGGATTTGCAGCAAGCAACCCTAACCTGGATATTCAGCCGGATGACCTTGCGTATATTATCTACACGTCCGGGTCGACAGGTAAACCGAAAGGTGCGCTGATTGCCCATCGGGGTGTAACCAATCTCGGCAGTGTGGTTCAGCGTGATTGTGACATTCAACCAGGCGATGTATTAACCCAATTTGCTACATACAGCTTCGATGCATCCGTGTGGGATACAATTGGCGCCCTGTTCTATGGAGCAGAATTATATCTGTTATCTGCGGATGAACGTGTATCTGTAGAAGAATTCGCAAGTGCAATCGAACGAACAGGAACAAACATCATCACGATCCTGCCGACCATTTTCTTCAATCAGCTTGCTTCCTATTTATCGGATGAAGGGTTCCACAAGCTGGCCAAAGTCAGAATTATTACCGTAGCCGGAGAAGCACTCTACGGTGAACAGGTTCGTGCCTTCCAGCGAAAATTCGGAAACCAGATTGATATTGTTAATGTGTACGGACCTACCGAATGTACCGTGGCCACTGCCACGCACCGCATCAGCAAGCAGGTTCCCGAAGATGTGGTGAACATTCCTATCGGTAAACCGATTCATAATTACAAAGTATACATTGTTAATGAAGAACATCAGCTATGCCCGGTAGGTGTTCCTGGTGAGGTATATATTTCTACCCCAGCACTGGCCAAAGGTTATTTGAATCAGCCAGAACGTACAGAGCAAGCATTCATTGAGAATCCGTTTGCAATAGGTGAGAAAATCTACAAATCTGGTGATATTGCCAAATTGCTGGACACGGGGCTATTGGAATATGTCGGTCGCAGTGACTCGCAGCTAAAAATTCGGGGTCACCGGATTGAGATCGGGGAGATTGAAGATCACTTTGCACGGCTTGATCAGATCCAGAACGTTGCGGTTATTCCTAAGAAAGAATCGGATGGACAGAATATGCTGGTTGGCTATTTTACATCGAAAGATGGCAGCACCCTTTCTGTTTCCGACATCAAGGCAGCTCTGACCGAGAAACTCCCTTCTTATTTTGTACCCAAGTGGATCTGTCAGCTGGATGAAATGCCGATCGCACCGACTGGAAAAATCAATCGCAAAGCGATGGTATCCCTGCCCCATGTGGAACGACATGAAGATCGCCCTGATCGGATCATGCCGGAGACGGAGACAGAATCCATTATCCTGAACGCGTGGAAAGAAATCCTTGAACATGATGACTTTGGTATCGAAGACAGCTTCTTCAATATCGGTGGTGATTCACTCCGTGTCATTCATGTGCTGGTCATTCTGAAGCCGCATTACCCGCAGCTGAAAATCGCCGACTTCTTTGCGGAGAAAACCATCCGTGCTCTCGCTCGTCGCGTGGAAGTATTGTCCCATGGTGCAGCAGAAGCAGAAGTCACCAATTCGGCAGTAGCGGATGGCGTGATTACCCAATTATCCGAACACCCTGTGGAACTAACATCCCAGTTGGGCTATCCAGTCATTCGTGAACCTGAGCATGTGTTACTGACCGGAGCGACCGGTTATCTGGGTTCTCATGTGCTGCAAC
Protein-coding sequences here:
- a CDS encoding cobalamin-dependent protein (Presence of a B(12) (cobalamin)-binding domain implies dependence on cobalamin itself, in one of its several forms, or in some unusual lineages, dependence on a cobalamin-like analog.), coding for MSHQEAGEQLLQVSGNLADRITEKQYLRQPDLLERFGENGKMRTKQDSQYSLNYLAESVLVQSPGLFTHYIAWLKVLLEGYKVSPEDLAMNLNLIKETLEEEFDHPSKSFLLEYLEMGIYRTTQMESQAGYINESMPYGDAAQSYLQCLLDNNRKEAFEIIEAQLEAGVTIRDIYRYIFQPTQYEIGRLWQCHQISVGQEHFCTAATQSFISRLYSRWLIHTGQEKRLVATCVGSEQHEIGLRMLTDVFEMEGWDTHYLGANVPNGSVVEAIERHQGDVVAISVTMTYHLHLAKELIHLIRHHPATAHVKIMVGDTPLILIRSYGKR
- a CDS encoding MarR family transcriptional regulator, encoding MLNTEDNRELSLQLFVVLVRAYNSVTSRSNRDIQSHGLNSTEFGVLDLLYHKGPQALQKIGEKVLMSSGNITYVVDKLQNKNLLFRRPSKEDRRVIYAELTDEGRELFTQIFPQHHQVIIDALEGLDPSEKVDAIRMLKKLGLAAEGKTDLRS
- a CDS encoding GNAT family protein, which produces MNELPIVDGELVLRCVEKKDLKELYELIYSDDVPEWKQWDAPYYPLQHESYESFEQGMLKRIHVDPSNSKPVSIRIIESDRQIVGTISYYIEDELSMWLEMGIVIYRSAQRGSGVGTRSLEMWSTYLFEHLPLVRVGLTTWSGNEPMMRAAVKAGLQVEGRMRKCRIVRGEYYDSIRMGMLREEWEQKLVSHTSRNVNN
- a CDS encoding AMP-binding protein, giving the protein MIENQSSSSHSVESSLPVMQIPLDFGRRQQSFSYQSAQITLQASLSRDLKQKFGEQMVYPVLLSTYAALLFRLSAEQELAIGILAPDQAASYLSLQIQGQLTFSQLCDQVSEQLKIDYMLQTGGYPETLFMLNSVQLPQAPQILNWNVRDDQNMLILDLFYDSSLLKESTVLRYAEYYQTLLLAMLRDGDKAIGTVDILSASDRLLYREMNDTSVLEPEHQTVHGWFEATAAAYPNSPAITSPSKSYTYRELNERANQVARVLLSNGLQKGEFVSIFMDRSLETIISLLGILKAGGAYVPIDPEHPEERNSYIVEDTASSFVLTTEASLPKLPACSPVYLRSVRFSLWMVV
- a CDS encoding thioester reductase domain-containing protein; translation: MDGRLAGFAASNPNLDIQPDDLAYIIYTSGSTGKPKGALIAHRGVTNLGSVVQRDCDIQPGDVLTQFATYSFDASVWDTIGALFYGAELYLLSADERVSVEEFASAIERTGTNIITILPTIFFNQLASYLSDEGFHKLAKVRIITVAGEALYGEQVRAFQRKFGNQIDIVNVYGPTECTVATATHRISKQVPEDVVNIPIGKPIHNYKVYIVNEEHQLCPVGVPGEVYISTPALAKGYLNQPERTEQAFIENPFAIGEKIYKSGDIAKLLDTGLLEYVGRSDSQLKIRGHRIEIGEIEDHFARLDQIQNVAVIPKKESDGQNMLVGYFTSKDGSTLSVSDIKAALTEKLPSYFVPKWICQLDEMPIAPTGKINRKAMVSLPHVERHEDRPDRIMPETETESIILNAWKEILEHDDFGIEDSFFNIGGDSLRVIHVLVILKPHYPQLKIADFFAEKTIRALARRVEVLSHGAAEAEVTNSAVADGVITQLSEHPVELTSQLGYPVIREPEHVLLTGATGYLGSHVLQQLILNSSTRIYTLVRRPTNGITSMERLTNVLEGYFGKQLTDQLAARVEIIEGDLEQPHLGLSAEQTAYVQERIDRVIHCAADVRHFGDAEQFAKTNVEGTVALLDLIRSKPGASFHHVSTMGIPEDLALSGQWESSLQYDRFPADLHVDNLYSDSKLEAEKVLMIAAEEGVPVSIYRAGNLTCHSDTGRFQSNIDSNAFYRMIKAMLLLGKAPAAEWMVDFTPINYASEAIVHLALRQDTAGRVFHICNPEPIRYDELIRSVNRAGYNVETLPFADYTRWLFDASISKEPEALQLAIAQLEGDGAKDSAYVYACPVTTAYVEPAGISCAKTDDRFISVMLDYAVQIGYFPAAIRPHYGTSTAME